A region of Centropristis striata isolate RG_2023a ecotype Rhode Island chromosome 17, C.striata_1.0, whole genome shotgun sequence DNA encodes the following proteins:
- the LOC131989869 gene encoding growth-regulated alpha protein-like: MNPAIQCIILLACAVICTSASKCRCAATVKGVKPSLIADVEEYKPRPYCNKREVIIKLKDNSMRCLDPKEKFTQAVLRTILVQRVKAQMNSSSLNAAATTVSATVSATVMPTSS, translated from the exons ATGAATCCTGCAATCCAGTGCATCATTCTCCTGGCCTGTGCTGTCATTTGCACTTCAGCAA gtAAATGCAGATGTGCCGCTACAGTCAAGGGTGTAAAGCCCTCTCTCATCGCTGATGTAGAAGAGTATAAACCTCGTCCGTACTGCAACAAGAGAGAAGTCAT TATCAAATTGAAAGATAACAGCATGCGGTGTCTTGACCCCAAAGAAAAATTCACCCAAGCAGTCCTGCGAACAATACTAGT GCAGAGGGTGAAGGCGCAGATGAACTCCTCCAGCCTTAACGCCGCCGCCACTACAGTGTCAGCCACAGTGTCGGCTACAGTGATGCCAACATCATCATAA
- the cxcl19 gene encoding C-X-C motif chemokine 19, producing the protein MKLCILLVFGTLLALVYGMPPISRDYNTHCRCLQLESRIIPPDSLRSIKLVPEGPHCPDREVIAGLANGEKVCLNPRSSWVKKLIHFVLERQLQPQGGAPPKTQGK; encoded by the exons ATGAAGCTCTGCATCCTGCTCGTGTTTGGGACCCTGCTCGCCCTTGTTTACG GAATGCCGCCAATCAGCCGGGACTACAACACGCACTGCCGGTGCCTTCAGCTGGAGTCGAGGATCATCCCTCCGGACAGCCTGAGGAGCATCAAGCTCGTCCCTGAAGGGCCTCACTGCCCCGACAGGGAGGTCAT CGCTGGACTGGCGAACGGGGAGAAGGTGTGCCTGAACCCTCGGTCCTCCTGGGTGAAGAAGCTGATTCACTTTGTTCTTGAGAGGCAGCTGCAGCCTCAGGGTGGAGCTCCTCCCAAGACTCAAGGGAAATAA